In one Lolium rigidum isolate FL_2022 chromosome 3, APGP_CSIRO_Lrig_0.1, whole genome shotgun sequence genomic region, the following are encoded:
- the LOC124699326 gene encoding pentatricopeptide repeat-containing protein At4g21190-like has translation MAGWCNKHSARDFSTNDKIANGRRGYRQTELKPSTSLKDNDAIIDRIQKSTRGLKQGPVGHTLSSAEKRKFLINTLLDLEDSKEAVYSTLDAWIAFEQDFPLASLKQAIVALEKEEQWHRIVQVIKWMLSKGQGNTIRTYEQLVRALEKDNRAEEAHKIWVKKIAHDLHSVPWRFCGLMLAIYYRNNMLDRLIKLFHTLEACGRKCPSKEYVRKVEVAYEMLGRLEEKNGLLEKYKDLYNKPSDSDRKKGRQFKKAEKKSAEGMEQCEETYEDQPVKTCTSDKEPAASS, from the exons ATGGCAGGTTGGTGCAACAAGCACAGTGCCAGAGATTTCTCCACAAATGATAAGATTGCCAATGGCCGTCGAGGGTATCGGCAAACGGAGTTGAAGCCTAGTACTTCCCTGAAG GACAACGATGCAATCATCGATCGCATACAAAAGAGCACAAGGGGGTTGAAACAAGGGCCGGTTGGCCACACCCTTTCATCAGCAGAGAAAAGGAAATTTCTTATCAACACT CTACTTGATCTTGAAGATTCAAAAGAAGCTGTTTACAGCACCCTTGATGCTTGGATCGCCTTTGAGCAGGACTTCCCACTAGCCTCGTTAAAGCAAGCAATTGTAGCCCTTGAAAAGGAGGAGCAATGGCATAGGATTGTCCAA GTAATTAAATGGATGTTGAGCAAAGGGCAAGGAAATACGATCAGAACATACGAGCAGTTAGTGCGTGCACTCGAGAAGGACAACAGAGCTGAGGAAGCACATAAAATCTGGGTGAAGAAAATAGCCCACGACCTGCATTCAGTTCCTTGGCGTTTCTGCGGTCTTATGTTGGCTATTTACTACAGAAACAATATGCTAGATAGGCTTATCAAG CTCTTCCACACTCTTGAAGCATGTGGTCGTAAATGTCCTAGTAAAGAATATGTACGGAAAGTTGAAGTTGCATATGAAATGCTTGGTCGATTAGAGGAGAAGAATGGTTTGCTTGAGAAGTACAAGGATTTGTACAACAAGCCATCGGATAGTGATAGGAAGAAAGGTCGACAATTCAAGAAGGCTGAGAAGAAATCTG CTGAGGGCATGGAACAATGCGAGGAAACATATGAAGATCAACCGGTTAAGACTTGCACTTCAGATAAGGAACCGGCTGCCAGCAGTTAG